One stretch of Candidatus Hydrogenedentota bacterium DNA includes these proteins:
- the purQ gene encoding phosphoribosylformylglycinamidine synthase I, translated as MSTTTRALILTGFGINCDHETADAFARAGAGPVRVHLNDVIARPAMLKEYRILAVPGGFSFGDDVASGKILANRLRYKLGDALRRFVAEGKLVIGICNGFQVLVKMGMLPMLEGDFRQEVTLTHNDSGRFEDRWVHLKTAKNTSCVWVKGLDQLELPVRHGEGKFIPRDADVLKSLGDRGMIVLRYCLHDGEAARGDFPANPNGSIDDVAGICDTTGRVFGLMPHPEAHTERTHHPLWTREARPEEGIGLRVFRNAVEYAERELLG; from the coding sequence ATGAGCACCACGACACGCGCACTCATCCTGACCGGATTCGGTATCAATTGCGACCATGAAACGGCCGACGCGTTCGCACGCGCGGGCGCGGGACCGGTCCGCGTTCACCTCAATGACGTCATTGCGCGGCCCGCCATGCTGAAGGAGTACCGGATACTCGCGGTGCCCGGCGGGTTCTCATTCGGCGACGACGTTGCATCGGGAAAGATATTGGCGAACCGGCTCCGCTACAAGCTGGGCGACGCGCTCAGGCGGTTTGTCGCGGAGGGAAAGCTTGTCATCGGCATCTGCAACGGATTCCAAGTGCTCGTGAAGATGGGCATGCTCCCCATGCTCGAAGGCGATTTCCGGCAGGAAGTGACGCTGACGCACAACGACTCGGGGCGCTTCGAAGATCGGTGGGTACACTTAAAGACCGCGAAGAACACCTCATGCGTTTGGGTAAAGGGATTGGACCAACTCGAATTGCCCGTGCGCCACGGCGAGGGCAAGTTTATCCCGCGCGACGCGGACGTACTCAAATCGCTTGGCGATCGCGGCATGATCGTATTGCGCTACTGCCTGCACGACGGCGAAGCGGCGCGCGGCGACTTCCCGGCCAACCCGAACGGATCGATTGACGACGTGGCGGGCATTTGTGACACGACCGGGCGCGTGTTCGGGTTGATGCCGCATCCCGAAGCCCACACCGAGCGCACACACCATCCTCTTTGGACACGCGAGGCTCGGCCAGAGGAGGGAATCGGGC